GATCCTTGGTTTCTTCCACGTCTACGCCGCATTCTCGACGGACGAGCGGTTCGACATTCCCGAGCTCGAGGGGCAATGGCGCTTCGACGAGACGTTCAGCGCGTGGGTCGTCGAGCAGGTGGTACGTCACCACGAGCACTACTTCGATGCGACGTTCGAGCGAATCGACGACACGCCCGAAGAGTTCTACGAGCGACAGGGAATCGACGAGTCCGACTCCTGAACGTCGGACTCGAGTTCGAGGCCCTCGACAGATCACGACCTGCGTGCCTGCTCGGACGGTAGTCCCGTAATTTCGAAGCGTGCACCCTCGGTCGATCCGTCATCGAGCGAGAACGTCCATCCGTGGGCGTCGACGATCGTTCGAACGAGTTCGAGACCGTACCCCGTACCGTCGGGCGAGGTCGTGTACCCTGGATCGAAGATTGCCTCGCGCTCGGTTTCAGGGATTCCGGTGCCGGTGTCTTCGACGAAGATTCCACCGTCGACGTCACCGACGGTTATTTCGACGTTCGGGCCGCCGTGTTCGATAGCGTTCCGCAGGAGGTTTTCGAACACGTGCTGGATCGTCGTCGGGTCGGCGTGTATCGTTCGGTCGGTCTCGACGGCGAGGGTCGCCTCCTTCCTGTCGACGGTGCTCCAGGCAGTGTCCAGCACGCTCCTTAGGGAAAGGTTCTCTCGCTCACCGACTCGGTCGCCTCGCCGGGCCAATGCGAGGATGTCGGTCACGATGCTCTCCATTCGCGAGTGTGCAATCGCGACGTTCTCGAGTGCCTCGCTGTCTGCGTCTTCGCGAGCGAGTTCGAGGTAGCCCTGGGCAACTGCCAGCGGGTTCCGGAGGTCGTGGGAAACGGTCGCCGCGAACGCGTCCATCTGCTCGTACTGCGCCTCGAGTCGGCGCCTGGAACGTTGACTCTCGGTGACGTCGCGCAAGACGACGACCCAGCCGACCTGTCGGTTTCCGCGTTCGAGCGGTTCGGCGAGCGGTCTGACGTATCGGATCTCGCCGTCGACGTCGATCGGAATCGGATCGTCCTCACCCGTGAGCGTTTCGAGGTCGAACGAGGGGAGCATCGACGCGAGCGGCGACCCGAAGTCGCCATCGAGGTGCTCGAGCAGCGTTCGTCCCCGCTCGTTCACGTGCACGATCCGACCGTCGGCGTCGAGGACGAACGTGCCGTCGGGCGAGTATTTGATAACCGTCGCGTAGGCGAGCGGCGGGAGCGAAAAGAGGCGGTAGCGAAAGATGGCGACTGCGAACGCGGTAGCGGCGATCGCGCCCGATATCGGGACCAGGTTTATCGTCTCGAATCCGAACGGTGGAACGCCAAATCTCGACAGAATCACGAACACGAGTGGACTCGTGGCGCCGACGGTGAGCAGGCCCGCTTGCTGGTAATACGACGGTCCGACGCGCCTCGCCTCGAGGCCGATGACGACGATCGCGGCGACCGTCAACACGAGGTTGTACAGGCTGAACACGTAGAATACAGGCCCGTCCTCGACGCGAACCAGGGT
This region of Natronosalvus halobius genomic DNA includes:
- a CDS encoding histidine kinase N-terminal 7TM domain-containing protein, translating into MWCAFPVCRVSWQYTPVVLPILFATIVTFIIVVYTLFRVRTRGADPSVVLFFGLSLGAFLWTGFSALKLLHTDPDVKLLFYQLLHVGVALVSPLLFLFALAYTDRHRWLRWDVVAGVMAIPTLFVVLLFVGPDDAIIAGVNVIEGDLTLVRVEDGPVFYVFSLYNLVLTVAAIVVIGLEARRVGPSYYQQAGLLTVGATSPLVFVILSRFGVPPFGFETINLVPISGAIAATAFAVAIFRYRLFSLPPLAYATVIKYSPDGTFVLDADGRIVHVNERGRTLLEHLDGDFGSPLASMLPSFDLETLTGEDDPIPIDVDGEIRYVRPLAEPLERGNRQVGWVVVLRDVTESQRSRRRLEAQYEQMDAFAATVSHDLRNPLAVAQGYLELAREDADSEALENVAIAHSRMESIVTDILALARRGDRVGERENLSLRSVLDTAWSTVDRKEATLAVETDRTIHADPTTIQHVFENLLRNAIEHGGPNVEITVGDVDGGIFVEDTGTGIPETEREAIFDPGYTTSPDGTGYGLELVRTIVDAHGWTFSLDDGSTEGARFEITGLPSEQARRS